One window from the genome of Pelosinus sp. IPA-1 encodes:
- a CDS encoding nucleotidyltransferase family protein, with product MKALILAAGKGTRLRPITDYIPKPMIPLQGKPLMEWVLLHLISCGVEEFVVAVSYLAEQIENYFGRGEKWGVKIKYSYGALPAGKAGEIWRARSLLEIDKESFLVVPGDTLCHLKYQDVFAFHQKHNGGSSVVFSTQYRLEVGLAEVDKKQRIIKFLEKTNLNEPVSMGSYVLDEGIFPYIEKFDPEDNEVDLPGEVFPFLLEQGVPIYGFVQDFPWWDVGRLADYEKLVKMPKERALEILVMK from the coding sequence GTGAAAGCCTTAATTTTGGCTGCTGGAAAAGGAACTAGGCTACGACCGATCACAGATTATATACCGAAACCTATGATTCCTTTACAGGGAAAACCGTTAATGGAATGGGTATTACTTCATCTAATCTCCTGTGGGGTAGAAGAATTTGTTGTCGCTGTAAGTTACTTAGCTGAACAGATCGAAAATTATTTTGGCCGGGGAGAAAAATGGGGCGTGAAAATCAAGTATAGTTATGGAGCTTTGCCTGCTGGCAAGGCTGGAGAAATATGGCGGGCTCGAAGCTTGTTAGAAATTGATAAAGAAAGCTTTTTGGTTGTGCCAGGTGATACCCTTTGCCATCTAAAATATCAAGATGTATTTGCCTTTCACCAGAAACATAATGGAGGGTCTTCTGTGGTATTTTCCACTCAATATCGTTTAGAAGTGGGATTAGCAGAGGTGGACAAAAAGCAAAGAATTATAAAGTTTCTTGAAAAAACAAATCTCAATGAACCAGTTAGTATGGGTTCTTATGTTTTAGATGAAGGTATTTTCCCTTATATCGAGAAGTTTGACCCTGAAGACAATGAAGTGGATTTACCAGGGGAAGTCTTTCCTTTTTTATTAGAACAAGGCGTTCCTATTTATGGTTTCGTTCAAGATTTCCCTTGGTGGGATGTAGGGCGTCTTGCTGATTATGAAAAATTAGTGAAAATGCCCAAAGAAAGAGCACTTGAGATACTTGTGATGAAATAG
- a CDS encoding glycosyltransferase, giving the protein MKVLCSTQMGTGTIMGQTMRVVAIAKELQHRGHDIKFLAGGKLIPVIRGYGLEVIEFKDMPQIEAFSDALREDKNNQEEKMKKIKEVIDKIKTKEVEVGNTERPDIMLCGTLTGVQAAQILGIPSVFTCLQPHGEKTLAMFSKGVKDNSSIKVIFREVLEAADLILLEGIPELGVEAKLAKGLEWASIIKEKVRYTGPLLLEDPELLPGQEELKRKHIGGSHSKMVYVTIGGGSKLIGEEFLKLVLETFQLMPNVRGVISAGLELSAEEFSSYNPPDHVSIFNFVPGTEMIRASDVTVFHGGSSTLMNCLACGKPAVVIPSMGEQEDNGAVLSKHGAGIVLEKAILTPIILAQAIEKILSSITYQEKAENLRDLCRVYGGAGAAASMIENLVTKREVQL; this is encoded by the coding sequence ATGAAAGTTTTGTGTTCCACCCAGATGGGCACTGGTACGATAATGGGACAAACCATGAGAGTGGTAGCAATCGCCAAGGAACTTCAACACCGGGGTCACGACATTAAGTTTTTGGCAGGTGGTAAGTTAATTCCGGTGATTCGTGGCTATGGTTTAGAGGTCATTGAGTTTAAAGATATGCCTCAGATAGAAGCTTTTTCGGATGCATTAAGAGAGGACAAAAACAATCAAGAAGAAAAAATGAAAAAAATTAAGGAAGTAATCGATAAGATAAAAACAAAAGAGGTTGAAGTTGGTAATACGGAACGCCCAGATATTATGCTCTGTGGAACCCTTACAGGAGTACAGGCAGCGCAAATACTTGGTATTCCTTCTGTATTTACCTGCTTGCAACCCCATGGAGAAAAAACCCTTGCTATGTTTTCAAAAGGTGTAAAAGATAATTCTAGTATAAAGGTAATTTTTCGTGAAGTACTAGAGGCAGCTGATCTTATTTTACTTGAGGGCATACCAGAATTAGGGGTAGAAGCAAAGTTAGCAAAAGGGTTGGAGTGGGCATCCATTATAAAAGAGAAAGTTCGCTATACAGGTCCCCTATTATTAGAAGATCCTGAATTGTTACCAGGGCAGGAGGAGCTGAAGAGGAAACATATTGGTGGAAGTCATTCTAAAATGGTATATGTAACCATTGGTGGCGGCTCGAAACTCATTGGTGAGGAGTTTTTAAAGTTAGTACTAGAAACTTTTCAGTTGATGCCAAACGTAAGAGGGGTAATTTCTGCTGGTTTAGAGCTTTCAGCAGAGGAGTTTTCATCGTATAATCCACCAGATCACGTTTCTATTTTTAATTTTGTACCAGGAACTGAAATGATACGAGCAAGTGATGTGACGGTTTTTCATGGCGGGTCTTCTACCCTTATGAATTGTCTCGCCTGTGGTAAACCAGCCGTCGTTATTCCCTCCATGGGAGAGCAAGAAGATAATGGTGCTGTTTTATCTAAGCATGGAGCAGGAATTGTTTTAGAAAAGGCTATTTTAACACCGATTATCTTAGCGCAAGCTATAGAAAAAATCTTATCCAGCATTACTTATCAGGAGAAGGCTGAGAATCTTAGAGATTTATGTAGGGTATATGGAGGTGCAGGGGCAGCAGCATCCATGATTGAGAATTTAGTTACTAAAAGAGAGGTGCAATTGTGA
- a CDS encoding PfkB family carbohydrate kinase, producing the protein MKVGVVGPISKDHVTLPTGDKVEKYGAVAYSVLALAKLFEGTKDEVVCLSHISLADAPSIYALLNDPNIILSHMHVGREEGTEIQLTYLNSQERVSQQIRSMSPIALKEVKLLADCQCILLMPLNETDIPLACAKEWRRVSHGTIFLDVHGLVTGVTKEGKRFNKYWENPREWLGCIDILKMNAKEAQWVAGHEMGHYKEYVEYATSVVKEGLTACWITFGDQSSLVAWKRDERILWANVPVVKDFGPVVDTTGCGDSASAGFLYSYAKIKNPLLGVILGNTFGSLKASFQGLNGFPSQPEVRGIIHQHYRDYLHNLLDDFLSKSQVMIHESKEGTEDESFVFHPDGHWYDNGTNHESGSNRQGTSTPGSRH; encoded by the coding sequence ATGAAGGTTGGTGTAGTTGGACCGATTTCAAAAGACCATGTAACCTTACCAACAGGGGATAAGGTTGAGAAATATGGTGCTGTGGCTTATAGTGTATTGGCCTTAGCTAAACTTTTCGAAGGTACAAAGGATGAGGTTGTCTGTTTATCTCATATCTCTTTGGCTGATGCACCGAGTATTTATGCCTTATTAAATGATCCTAATATCATATTGTCACATATGCACGTCGGAAGAGAAGAAGGCACCGAAATCCAATTAACTTATCTGAATTCACAGGAGCGGGTAAGTCAGCAGATTCGATCAATGTCCCCGATTGCTCTAAAGGAAGTAAAGCTACTTGCTGATTGTCAGTGTATTTTGCTCATGCCTTTAAATGAAACAGATATACCCTTAGCTTGTGCTAAAGAATGGCGGCGTGTTTCCCATGGTACCATTTTTCTTGATGTTCATGGTTTAGTAACAGGTGTCACTAAAGAAGGGAAACGATTTAATAAATATTGGGAGAACCCAAGGGAATGGTTAGGGTGTATCGATATTCTGAAGATGAATGCGAAAGAAGCCCAATGGGTTGCTGGTCATGAAATGGGTCATTACAAAGAATATGTGGAGTATGCCACTAGCGTAGTGAAAGAGGGACTAACTGCCTGTTGGATCACCTTTGGGGATCAATCTTCTCTTGTTGCTTGGAAAAGGGATGAGCGTATCTTATGGGCAAATGTACCTGTGGTTAAGGATTTTGGTCCAGTAGTCGATACGACTGGATGTGGTGACTCGGCATCTGCAGGTTTTTTGTATTCCTATGCAAAAATTAAAAATCCCTTATTAGGGGTCATACTGGGAAATACCTTTGGTTCTTTAAAGGCTTCGTTTCAAGGTTTGAATGGATTTCCCTCTCAGCCTGAGGTGAGAGGCATTATTCATCAGCACTATCGAGACTATCTTCATAATTTACTAGATGATTTTCTTTCCAAAAGTCAAGTTATGATTCACGAGAGTAAGGAGGGTACTGAAGATGAAAGTTTTGTGTTCCACCCAGATGGGCACTGGTACGATAATGGGACAAACCATGAGAGTGGTAGCAATCGCCAAGGAACTTCAACACCGGGGTCACGACATTAA